One Ahaetulla prasina isolate Xishuangbanna chromosome 1, ASM2864084v1, whole genome shotgun sequence DNA window includes the following coding sequences:
- the GNPNAT1 gene encoding glucosamine 6-phosphate N-acetyltransferase isoform X1: MMPAAIKKLESTPMYDPHLLKELDWTQNTVTFSPAISPDDPGEGLVLRPLCSADINRGFLKVLGQLTETGIVSPQQFLENFEHMRSSGDYYVTVVEDTKLGAIVATATLVIEHKFTHSCAKRGRIEDVVVSGDCRGKQLGKLLMSTLTLLSRRLNCYKITLECLPKNVAFYTKFGYSVSEENYMYQRFFN; the protein is encoded by the exons ATGATGCCTGCTGCAATAAAAAAACTTGAGAGCACACCAATGTATGATCCTCACCTTCTTAAAGAACTTGATTGGACCCAAAATACTGTGACATTTTCTCCTGCTATTTCTCCTGATGATCCAGGAGAGGGTTTAGTTCTAAGACCTCTTTGCAGTGCTGACATCAACAGAG gcTTTTTAAAAGTTCTAGGTCAACTGACTGAAACTGGAATTGTTAGCCCCCAGCAATTCCTTG AAAATTTCGAACACATGCGGAGTTCTGGGGACTACTATGTTACAGTTGTGGAAGATACTAAGCTAGGAGCGATTGTAGCTACTGCAACCTTAGTCATAGAACATAAGTTCACTCACTCATGCGCAAAG AGGGGCAGAATAGAAGATGTTGTTGTAAGTGGAGATTGCAGAGGAAAACAGCTTGGGAAACT ATTGATGTCGACTCTTACACTGCTAAGCAGGAGACTAAATTGCTACAAAATTACTCTGGAGTGTCTGCCGAAAAATGTAGCTTTTTATACAAAGTTTGGATACTCAG
- the GNPNAT1 gene encoding glucosamine 6-phosphate N-acetyltransferase isoform X2: MMPAAIKKLESTPMYDPHLLKELDWTQNTVTFSPAISPDDPGEGLVLRPLCSADINRGFLKVLGQLTETGIVSPQQFLENFEHMRSSGDYYVTVVEDTKLGAIVATATLVIEHKFTHSCAKIDVDSYTAKQETKLLQNYSGVSAEKCSFLYKVWILSI, encoded by the exons ATGATGCCTGCTGCAATAAAAAAACTTGAGAGCACACCAATGTATGATCCTCACCTTCTTAAAGAACTTGATTGGACCCAAAATACTGTGACATTTTCTCCTGCTATTTCTCCTGATGATCCAGGAGAGGGTTTAGTTCTAAGACCTCTTTGCAGTGCTGACATCAACAGAG gcTTTTTAAAAGTTCTAGGTCAACTGACTGAAACTGGAATTGTTAGCCCCCAGCAATTCCTTG AAAATTTCGAACACATGCGGAGTTCTGGGGACTACTATGTTACAGTTGTGGAAGATACTAAGCTAGGAGCGATTGTAGCTACTGCAACCTTAGTCATAGAACATAAGTTCACTCACTCATGCGCAAAG ATTGATGTCGACTCTTACACTGCTAAGCAGGAGACTAAATTGCTACAAAATTACTCTGGAGTGTCTGCCGAAAAATGTAGCTTTTTATACAAAGTTTGGATACTCAG